The bacterium BMS3Abin08 genome has a window encoding:
- the albA_4 gene encoding antilisterial bacteriocin subtilosin biosynthesis protein AlbA produces the protein MEFRPKWIAWEITRRCNLRCVHCRSASEAVVKGHPDFPTEDAYRVIDDIASYAKPVVVLSGGEPLMRKDVFDIAGYGTDKGLRMCMATNGLLVDDERCERIKESGIKIVSLSLDGSTADVHDDFRKQRGAFEGTIRAAGLFRKHGIEFIINSSFTKRNQEEIPRVYRLAKELGATAWYMFMIVPTGRGEEIMNELISKEDYEEILEWHYQMEKLEKEMLVRPTCAPHYYRIVLQQSRHEGEAFERRSLKFSTGGAKGCIAGQLICLIDVDGDVLPCSYFPKSAGNVFEQPFKDIWENSELFRELRDFKSYKGRCGSCEYINVCGGCRARAYAVTGDFLDEEPFCGYMPKKHRLAQMEKSTDDRR, from the coding sequence ATGGAATTCAGACCTAAGTGGATAGCATGGGAAATTACAAGAAGATGTAACCTCAGGTGCGTTCACTGCCGATCTGCATCCGAGGCCGTGGTGAAGGGGCACCCTGATTTTCCGACAGAGGATGCATACCGGGTCATTGATGACATTGCAAGTTACGCAAAGCCTGTAGTTGTGCTTTCAGGTGGAGAGCCGTTGATGAGAAAAGACGTCTTTGATATTGCCGGATACGGCACTGATAAGGGGCTCAGGATGTGTATGGCGACGAACGGTCTGCTTGTTGATGACGAAAGATGTGAGAGGATAAAGGAATCGGGCATAAAGATAGTCTCCTTGAGCCTTGACGGATCAACCGCAGATGTTCATGATGACTTCCGTAAGCAGAGGGGTGCCTTTGAGGGTACCATCAGGGCTGCCGGGCTCTTCAGAAAACATGGGATAGAGTTTATTATAAATTCTTCCTTTACGAAGAGGAACCAGGAGGAGATCCCGCGGGTCTACCGTCTGGCAAAGGAACTTGGCGCCACTGCATGGTATATGTTCATGATTGTTCCTACAGGCAGGGGTGAGGAGATTATGAACGAACTTATCTCAAAGGAGGATTATGAGGAGATCCTCGAGTGGCACTATCAGATGGAAAAACTCGAAAAGGAGATGCTTGTAAGACCTACCTGCGCCCCTCACTACTACAGAATAGTGCTTCAGCAATCGAGGCATGAGGGTGAGGCGTTTGAGAGGAGATCTCTTAAGTTCTCCACAGGTGGTGCAAAGGGTTGTATTGCCGGACAGTTGATATGTCTTATTGATGTTGACGGGGATGTGCTTCCCTGCAGTTACTTTCCAAAGTCGGCGGGGAACGTCTTTGAGCAGCCCTTCAAGGACATATGGGAGAACTCGGAGCTCTTCAGGGAACTCCGTGACTTCAAGAGTTACAAGGGACGCTGCGGCTCCTGTGAGTACATAAATGTCTGTGGCGGCTGTCGGGCAAGGGCGTATGCAGTTACCGGAGACTTCCTGGATGAGGAGCCTTTCTGCGGCTATATGCCTAAGAAACACAGATTGGCACAGATGGAGAAAAGCACAGATGATCGCAGATGA